Proteins co-encoded in one Pseudarthrobacter chlorophenolicus A6 genomic window:
- a CDS encoding cold-shock protein, with protein MAQGTVKWFNAEKGFGFITPDDSDGDVFVHYSEIQTGGFKTLDENQRVQFEIGQGAKGPQATGVTLV; from the coding sequence ATGGCACAGGGAACTGTGAAGTGGTTCAACGCTGAAAAGGGCTTCGGCTTCATTACCCCGGACGACTCCGACGGCGACGTCTTCGTCCACTACTCCGAGATCCAGACCGGCGGCTTCAAAACCCTCGACGAGAACCAGCGCGTTCAGTTCGAAATCGGCCAGGGCGCCAAGGGCCCGCAGGCCACCGGCGTTACCCTCGTCTAG
- a CDS encoding DUF2550 domain-containing protein encodes MDAPSFPFIALAIAFGLLIFALCLSGVRRFNLRRALGTVDASICMAGNSWQMGVCRYQDNDLEWFRLLSLSVRPKHKFKRHSLELLGRRKPTEAEAVKVQPDVVIVELRYEGQDLRLAMKFDAYTGLSSWLEAGPVIGVGTWR; translated from the coding sequence ATGGACGCACCGAGCTTTCCGTTCATCGCACTGGCAATCGCCTTTGGATTGCTGATTTTTGCACTGTGCCTTTCGGGGGTGCGCCGCTTTAACCTGCGGCGTGCCCTCGGCACGGTGGACGCCTCCATTTGCATGGCTGGAAACAGCTGGCAGATGGGGGTTTGTCGTTATCAGGACAACGACCTCGAGTGGTTCCGGCTGCTCTCGCTCAGTGTCCGCCCAAAACACAAGTTCAAGCGGCATTCCCTTGAACTCCTTGGCCGCCGCAAGCCCACCGAAGCCGAAGCCGTCAAGGTGCAGCCCGACGTCGTCATCGTGGAACTCCGCTACGAGGGCCAGGACCTTCGGCTCGCCATGAAATTCGATGCTTACACAGGCCTGTCGTCGTGGCTTGAAGCCGGGCCGGTCATCGGCGTCGGCACCTGGCGTTAG
- a CDS encoding bifunctional lysylphosphatidylglycerol flippase/synthetase MprF: protein MSVGQDTRTLALAWDTVVRPTLGRAAAGLKAMPFTLAVLALFVGTGAATDSFLAGPSEQLLDVAGVSGPGLREGRWWSLFTSLFFATNPTAYVVAALMIIVLLGLAERKLGVRAAAALFLGGQFAAVTLFLLITQLAAYVGDGWLDTMTDVILIGPYAPVLAAGMAGSARLPVLWQRRLRTATLSISLLLVLYVGHAETVIGLLGALLGLLVGWWIQGDEGKLHRHRSTGREARNLLALMVAVFAVGPILTGITRAPTGPLALLRDVVLNPLPTLGQLAFNCGATVEASCLEAGRAGFAGPFGLALAVVPVVLLLICADGMRRGRRMALNIALAIQLAVTALAAVYLALFALVPSRPQGPHAAPMGSAFAHVLPLVVVPLLLSVILWLNRRQFRVQTLPTARRTLAVLVGGSWGALAAAYATAWFASGGMSRDGGVLGLFAELARQYVPVPIPQHFHRVFADRNTVEAVLFAYSGPVFWLIALAAVWWALLGGNHGHDSGRQDRARARALLHQGGGPLSWMALWEPNTYWFSPDGQGAMAYQQHGSVALTLGCAIGPAGSHLAVTEGFLAHCRREALIPALYSCDDTVWPALRERGFSRVSVAQETRLAIRELEFKGKEWQNVRTALNRAAKLGVHAVWGPYSGLPVALRTRLNEVSEEWAAGKSVPEMGFTLGSVDELDDDEVLCCLAVDGEGRVHGFTSWLPVYDDGRLVSRTLDVMRRGAGGFPGVMEFLIASAVLELRDSVEVISLSGSPLANDGGAEDTAQGGAKNLVRILDLVGHALEPVYGFRSLAAFKSRFKPEYRALYLYYQDPLQLPAIGRALTRAYLPGLSLAQGARLVRNLV, encoded by the coding sequence ATGAGCGTCGGACAGGACACCAGGACCTTGGCCTTGGCCTGGGACACCGTGGTCCGGCCAACGCTGGGCCGGGCAGCGGCGGGGCTGAAGGCCATGCCCTTCACGCTTGCCGTCCTTGCCCTGTTTGTGGGGACCGGCGCGGCCACGGACAGCTTCCTGGCCGGCCCATCCGAGCAGCTGCTGGATGTGGCAGGGGTCAGCGGTCCCGGACTGCGCGAGGGCCGATGGTGGTCGCTTTTCACCAGCCTCTTCTTCGCCACCAACCCCACTGCATATGTGGTGGCCGCGTTGATGATCATTGTCCTGTTGGGCCTGGCCGAACGGAAACTCGGTGTCCGGGCTGCCGCTGCACTGTTCCTGGGCGGCCAGTTTGCTGCCGTCACGCTGTTCCTCCTGATCACTCAACTTGCGGCCTACGTGGGGGACGGGTGGCTCGATACCATGACCGACGTCATCCTGATTGGCCCCTACGCCCCGGTACTCGCCGCAGGCATGGCAGGCAGCGCCCGGCTGCCGGTGCTTTGGCAGCGGCGCCTGCGCACGGCGACGCTCTCGATCTCTCTGCTGCTTGTCCTGTACGTGGGCCATGCCGAGACGGTGATTGGCCTCCTGGGTGCGCTGCTGGGACTGCTGGTGGGCTGGTGGATCCAAGGCGACGAAGGAAAACTCCACCGGCACCGCTCCACCGGACGGGAGGCCCGTAACCTGCTGGCCCTGATGGTGGCCGTCTTCGCCGTCGGGCCCATCCTTACCGGGATCACCCGGGCGCCCACCGGGCCGCTGGCACTGCTCCGGGATGTTGTCCTCAATCCGCTGCCGACGCTGGGCCAACTGGCATTCAACTGCGGGGCCACTGTGGAGGCATCCTGCCTTGAAGCGGGAAGGGCAGGCTTCGCCGGTCCGTTCGGCCTGGCACTGGCAGTGGTCCCCGTGGTGCTGCTGCTGATCTGCGCTGACGGGATGCGGCGGGGACGCAGGATGGCGCTGAACATTGCCCTGGCGATCCAGTTGGCCGTGACGGCCCTGGCCGCCGTGTACCTGGCATTGTTCGCCCTGGTTCCCTCCCGGCCGCAAGGCCCCCACGCGGCGCCCATGGGCTCGGCTTTTGCGCATGTGCTTCCGCTGGTGGTGGTTCCGCTGCTGCTTTCCGTCATCCTGTGGCTGAACCGCAGGCAGTTCCGAGTGCAGACCCTGCCCACCGCCCGGCGCACGCTAGCCGTCCTGGTGGGCGGCTCCTGGGGAGCGCTGGCTGCCGCCTATGCCACCGCGTGGTTCGCCTCGGGCGGGATGTCCCGCGACGGCGGCGTGCTGGGTCTGTTTGCCGAGCTGGCCCGGCAGTACGTACCGGTGCCGATTCCCCAGCATTTCCACCGCGTCTTCGCGGACCGGAACACTGTGGAGGCGGTCCTGTTCGCCTATTCCGGGCCGGTGTTCTGGCTCATTGCGCTGGCAGCCGTGTGGTGGGCGCTGCTGGGCGGAAACCACGGACATGACTCCGGCCGGCAGGACAGGGCGCGGGCACGGGCGCTGCTCCATCAGGGCGGCGGCCCGCTCTCCTGGATGGCCCTGTGGGAACCGAACACGTATTGGTTCAGCCCGGACGGCCAGGGGGCCATGGCCTACCAGCAGCACGGCAGCGTGGCCCTGACCCTCGGTTGCGCCATCGGCCCTGCAGGATCCCACCTTGCCGTCACGGAGGGATTCCTTGCCCATTGCCGGCGCGAGGCGCTGATTCCGGCACTGTATTCCTGCGACGATACCGTCTGGCCGGCCCTGCGTGAACGCGGATTCTCACGGGTATCGGTGGCCCAGGAAACCCGGCTGGCCATCCGTGAGCTGGAGTTCAAGGGCAAGGAGTGGCAGAACGTCAGGACTGCGCTGAACCGGGCTGCAAAGCTGGGGGTGCATGCCGTCTGGGGTCCGTACAGCGGGCTGCCGGTGGCCTTGCGCACCCGGCTGAATGAAGTGTCCGAGGAATGGGCTGCCGGAAAGTCCGTACCGGAAATGGGGTTCACCCTTGGCAGCGTGGACGAGCTCGACGACGATGAGGTGCTGTGTTGCCTTGCCGTTGACGGTGAGGGCAGGGTCCACGGGTTCACCAGCTGGCTTCCGGTGTACGACGACGGCCGCCTTGTCAGCCGGACGCTGGACGTGATGCGCCGGGGCGCCGGCGGCTTCCCCGGGGTGATGGAATTCCTGATCGCCTCCGCTGTCCTGGAGCTCAGGGACTCCGTGGAGGTGATTTCGCTGTCCGGCTCACCGCTGGCAAATGACGGTGGAGCCGAGGACACTGCCCAGGGGGGAGCCAAGAACCTGGTCCGCATCCTGGATCTGGTGGGCCACGCGCTGGAGCCGGTCTACGGCTTCCGTTCACTGGCGGCCTTCAAGTCCCGTTTCAAGCCCGAGTACCGGGCGTTGTACCTCTATTACCAGGATCCTCTTCAACTGCCGGCAATCGGCCGCGCGCTCACCCGGGCCTACCTGCCCGGCCTGTCCCTGGCGCAGGGTGCGAGGCTGGTCCGGAATTTGGTTTGA
- a CDS encoding alpha/beta hydrolase, producing the protein MDWIFDVRLTDGPLYWAALILGLAGAAFLLIPPPPHGPLRWLSRVITAVALAFALVATVHWALINLYSVFPENIPDPVLLWLVPAVAAVLLWLFLLPRNSWRRRGGGLAAALLVIALSSVQINAYFGLNRTVSDLMGTALARIPALEQNLVRRAGDPDGVALQGWRPQGDIPDGGVLRKAAIPGTVSGMETRDAFIYFPPAYFAQNRPALPVLVLIAGQPGGPADWLTGGALRGHMDSYAAAHGGVAPVVVVPDANGSQNANTMCMDSQIAQADTYLSQDVPQWISSTLAVDTDHAHWAVGGFSFGGTCAIQLGTRHPDLFPEVLAFSAEAEPAIAKERQKTIDAAFPGDPEAFLRQTPLAIMADKRFDGHGLYLTAGQNDTEFVGYLRTLAAAARDAGFTVRDYEVEHTGHSWDTSSRKFGDALQFLADQWGAGG; encoded by the coding sequence GTGGACTGGATCTTTGATGTCCGGCTGACCGACGGCCCCCTCTACTGGGCCGCGTTGATCCTGGGCCTCGCCGGCGCCGCGTTCCTCCTCATACCGCCGCCGCCCCACGGACCGCTGCGCTGGCTCTCCCGGGTCATTACCGCCGTTGCCCTGGCCTTTGCGCTGGTGGCCACCGTCCACTGGGCCCTGATCAACCTGTATTCAGTCTTCCCGGAGAACATCCCGGACCCGGTCCTGCTGTGGCTGGTGCCGGCCGTGGCCGCGGTCCTGCTGTGGCTCTTCCTCCTGCCGCGCAACTCATGGCGCCGCCGTGGCGGTGGGCTGGCGGCCGCACTGCTGGTGATTGCACTCTCCAGCGTGCAAATCAATGCCTACTTCGGACTCAACCGTACGGTGAGCGACCTGATGGGCACGGCACTGGCCCGCATTCCTGCCCTGGAGCAGAACCTCGTCCGGCGCGCAGGAGATCCCGACGGCGTGGCGCTGCAGGGCTGGCGTCCGCAGGGGGACATCCCGGACGGGGGAGTCCTGCGCAAGGCCGCCATTCCGGGCACCGTCTCCGGCATGGAAACCCGGGACGCCTTTATCTACTTCCCGCCGGCCTACTTCGCCCAAAACCGTCCGGCGTTGCCTGTCCTGGTCCTCATTGCCGGGCAGCCCGGCGGTCCGGCCGACTGGCTGACCGGCGGTGCGCTCCGCGGCCACATGGACTCCTATGCAGCCGCGCATGGCGGCGTGGCCCCCGTGGTGGTGGTTCCCGACGCCAATGGGTCGCAGAACGCCAACACCATGTGCATGGACAGCCAGATTGCCCAGGCCGATACCTACCTGTCGCAGGATGTGCCGCAGTGGATCAGCTCCACTCTTGCCGTGGACACGGACCATGCCCACTGGGCAGTAGGGGGATTCTCCTTCGGCGGGACCTGCGCCATCCAGCTGGGTACCCGCCACCCTGACCTGTTCCCCGAGGTCCTGGCATTCTCGGCGGAAGCCGAGCCGGCCATCGCCAAGGAGCGCCAGAAGACCATCGACGCCGCCTTCCCGGGGGACCCCGAGGCGTTCCTTCGGCAGACGCCGCTGGCCATCATGGCGGACAAGCGTTTCGACGGCCACGGCCTGTACCTGACGGCCGGGCAGAACGATACTGAATTTGTGGGCTACCTCAGGACCCTGGCGGCCGCTGCCCGGGACGCCGGATTCACCGTGCGCGACTACGAGGTGGAGCACACCGGGCACTCGTGGGACACGTCATCACGGAAGTTCGGCGATGCCTTGCAGTTCCTTGCAGACCAGTGGGGGGCCGGCGGATGA